The following are encoded in a window of Telmatobacter sp. DSM 110680 genomic DNA:
- a CDS encoding DUF5946 family protein has translation MPSTDQLGPPPATPPRRIVLTGFMGSGKSTVGPLIASRLGWQFIDVDNVIEAEAGATIADIFGRHGESSFRDREHATIARLASGENLVLALGGGAIEREDTRTLLLSDRGTLLVHLEVELNTTLARCSGTENTRPVLADHANLAARYRRRLPLYRTAHVSIRADAGTPDQVADAVLEAAGLPRNEELYNQLAYYTLSHPDPAFIHQLVVDAYAAQNADEGTKPIAVIFSLIGLYLHLEKGFTGKQVQRAHMQLAKWPNTWVKPPLPKKRGDIRIQNVLAADPGPARDAMIERWCAAVWECWRPSRAQIVELAKKYLGTD, from the coding sequence TTGCCTTCGACAGATCAACTCGGGCCACCACCAGCAACGCCACCGCGCCGCATCGTTCTCACCGGCTTCATGGGCTCCGGCAAATCCACAGTAGGTCCGCTTATCGCCTCCCGCCTCGGCTGGCAATTCATCGATGTCGACAATGTGATCGAAGCTGAAGCCGGCGCAACCATCGCCGACATCTTCGGGCGCCACGGCGAGTCGTCCTTCCGCGACCGCGAGCACGCCACCATCGCGCGCCTCGCATCCGGCGAAAACCTCGTCCTAGCTCTCGGAGGCGGCGCCATCGAACGCGAAGACACGCGCACGCTTCTTCTCAGCGACCGAGGCACTCTGCTCGTTCATCTTGAAGTCGAACTGAACACGACCCTCGCCCGCTGCAGCGGCACTGAAAATACCCGCCCCGTCCTCGCCGATCACGCCAATCTCGCTGCGCGCTACCGGCGCCGCTTGCCCCTTTATCGCACCGCGCATGTTTCCATTCGCGCAGATGCGGGCACTCCAGATCAGGTCGCCGACGCTGTCCTCGAAGCCGCCGGCTTGCCGCGAAACGAAGAACTCTACAACCAGCTCGCCTACTACACGCTGTCGCATCCTGACCCAGCGTTCATCCATCAACTCGTCGTCGATGCCTATGCCGCACAGAACGCAGATGAGGGCACCAAGCCGATCGCCGTCATCTTCTCCCTGATCGGCCTATACCTTCATCTCGAAAAAGGCTTCACGGGCAAACAGGTCCAGCGAGCCCACATGCAGCTCGCAAAGTGGCCTAACACCTGGGTCAAGCCTCCTCTGCCAAAAAAGAGAGGGGACATTCGCATTCAAAACGTTCTCGCCGCCGACCCCGGCCCCGCTCGCGACGCAATGATCGAGCGCTGGTGTGCCGCAGTTTGGGAATGCTGGCGGCCGAGTCGCGCCCAAATCGTTGAATTGGCAAAGAAATATCTCGGAACTGACTGA
- the cyoE gene encoding heme o synthase, whose amino-acid sequence MTPVSQAAASSNFAAQDTASSKEQAPSHPAHQIHAPTPGVTATLINDLRELFKVRVTGMVVITGWAGFYLGSMQSGISSVQRGLLDTLLGIGMVSAGASALNQALERTSDAKMKRTEDRPIAAGRISLIQGVAAGLGSLALGGWWLLLHTNLLTVSLALLTAFCYVAIYTPLKRVTSLATFIGAFPGAMGPLLGWTAARGRIEWPAVALFAILFVWQFPHFMAIAWLYRDDYARAGIRMLPVVQPDGWSTVVEALFYAVAMIPVSLLPWRLGMAGTVYAIPATILGLFYLAYTIRFTRILRTTSETESRMVARDLLKVSVIYLPLLLTTLMVCAIAKH is encoded by the coding sequence ATGACTCCCGTTTCCCAGGCTGCTGCCTCATCCAATTTTGCCGCGCAGGACACGGCCTCATCCAAGGAGCAGGCACCTTCCCATCCAGCGCACCAGATCCACGCCCCTACCCCCGGCGTAACCGCGACACTGATCAACGATCTGCGCGAGTTATTCAAAGTACGTGTGACCGGGATGGTGGTCATCACCGGATGGGCAGGCTTCTATCTCGGGTCCATGCAGTCCGGAATCTCAAGCGTCCAGCGCGGACTGCTCGACACTCTTCTTGGAATTGGCATGGTCTCCGCGGGAGCCAGCGCGCTCAATCAAGCTCTCGAACGCACCAGCGACGCCAAGATGAAGCGCACCGAAGATCGACCCATCGCGGCAGGCCGCATCTCGCTCATCCAGGGCGTAGCAGCCGGACTCGGCTCTCTCGCGCTCGGCGGCTGGTGGCTGCTGCTGCATACCAATCTGCTCACGGTTTCACTCGCTCTCTTAACAGCGTTCTGCTACGTCGCCATCTACACCCCGCTCAAACGCGTCACTTCGCTTGCCACCTTCATCGGTGCATTTCCCGGGGCCATGGGTCCGCTGCTTGGCTGGACCGCCGCCCGCGGACGCATCGAATGGCCGGCCGTCGCACTATTCGCCATACTGTTCGTCTGGCAGTTCCCGCACTTCATGGCAATCGCCTGGCTCTACCGCGACGACTACGCGCGCGCCGGAATCCGCATGCTCCCCGTCGTCCAACCCGATGGCTGGTCCACGGTTGTTGAAGCGCTGTTCTACGCTGTGGCCATGATTCCCGTAAGCCTTCTTCCGTGGCGACTCGGCATGGCAGGCACAGTTTACGCAATCCCCGCCACGATACTGGGCCTTTTCTATCTCGCGTATACCATTCGCTTTACCCGCATCCTGCGCACCACGAGCGAAACCGAAAGCCGCATGGTAGCTCGCGATCTGCTTAAAGTAAGTGTCATCTACCTGCCTCTGCTGCTCACCACATTGATGGTTTGTGCCATCGCCAAACACTGA
- a CDS encoding DMT family transporter — protein sequence MADNTTLSPRTAFLGYGACAVAGCLWGTGFYFGRLALNEMSVEHMVLYRFLFACVGLLPVALLNRVRFTAAEIRIILISAAFGIPIQFLIQFHGLAHTTVSHASLMVGSMPVLLGVAAALFAGERLDAIGWTALVASTVGAALIVLGGHRGPAAQGEPTLYGDMLVVLSLCTALLWILLSKKLMRSHSPVVVTAYSILAGTVMLAVWTLGPMLFNPWRVEKISPPPFSHVSVTAWIALAISGLACTATTTFLWNWGIHHVPASRAGVFLNIEPALGSYLGVKLLGEHLGPYAWFGGALILAAAVILTTRSHGPQPDMILE from the coding sequence ATGGCAGACAACACAACATTGAGCCCGCGTACCGCCTTCCTCGGCTATGGGGCATGCGCGGTTGCCGGATGCCTCTGGGGCACTGGCTTCTACTTCGGCCGCCTTGCGCTCAATGAGATGAGCGTGGAGCACATGGTGCTCTACCGGTTTCTCTTTGCCTGCGTTGGCCTTCTGCCCGTCGCGCTCCTGAATCGTGTCCGCTTTACGGCCGCCGAAATCCGCATCATTCTCATCTCCGCCGCCTTTGGCATTCCCATCCAGTTCCTCATCCAGTTTCACGGTTTGGCCCACACCACCGTGAGCCACGCTTCGCTGATGGTTGGATCCATGCCTGTTCTGCTTGGCGTCGCCGCTGCACTGTTCGCTGGTGAGCGCCTCGACGCGATCGGCTGGACTGCATTGGTCGCCTCCACGGTCGGAGCTGCTCTCATCGTGCTCGGTGGACATCGCGGACCGGCGGCACAGGGTGAACCCACTTTGTACGGCGACATGCTGGTGGTCTTATCGCTTTGCACCGCGCTCCTATGGATCCTCCTCAGCAAGAAACTCATGCGCTCGCACAGCCCGGTCGTGGTCACGGCGTACAGCATCCTTGCCGGAACGGTAATGCTGGCGGTTTGGACCCTCGGCCCCATGCTGTTCAACCCGTGGCGAGTAGAAAAAATCTCTCCTCCGCCCTTCAGCCATGTGAGTGTCACAGCCTGGATCGCCCTGGCCATCAGCGGCCTCGCCTGCACCGCGACCACCACATTTCTGTGGAACTGGGGTATCCATCACGTTCCCGCCTCGCGCGCCGGGGTCTTCCTCAACATCGAACCGGCTCTCGGGTCCTACCTTGGCGTGAAATTACTCGGCGAACACCTTGGTCCTTATGCGTGGTTTGGCGGAGCACTCATCCTCGCCGCTGCTGTTATTTTGACCACTCGCAGTCACGGACCCCAGCCAGACATGATTCTGGAGTAA
- a CDS encoding DUF763 domain-containing protein, with product MKRSGTADLPLHGGHVPPWLAERMTLLGTAITECVLESYGPSEFLTRISDPFWFQALGCVMGMDWHSSGITTSVMGALKRGLNPRFRELGITICGGRGKHSKRTPAELHEFAGHTGLDGDYLARTSRLTARIDNNAIADGFQLYLHSFVIHKSGEWAVVQQGMNADNRLARRYHWHSAAVRDFVSDPHTAILGKPQGTILNLVDHRAVHAQKALLSIAHEPVQASLDEIRKLTMPSHHDVRPADLDLKRLGGVLAVAHEEDLRNFASLLLVEGLGPRTLQSLALIAEVVHGAPSRFDDPARFSFAHGGKDGHPFPVPLKTYDESLSVLRRALDAAKLGHTEKLEGFRCLDRLTRNVESNMEPLADFSAAISHERNISSSIGGRTVFEDVPKSQKTKSSKQMSLFAD from the coding sequence GTGAAACGCTCCGGAACCGCCGACCTCCCCCTCCACGGCGGACACGTACCGCCGTGGCTGGCCGAGCGCATGACCTTGCTTGGCACTGCGATTACCGAGTGTGTCCTCGAGTCCTACGGCCCGTCAGAGTTCCTCACCCGGATCAGTGATCCATTCTGGTTCCAGGCGCTTGGCTGCGTCATGGGGATGGACTGGCATTCCTCCGGAATCACAACCTCGGTCATGGGAGCGCTAAAACGCGGTCTTAATCCGCGCTTCCGGGAACTTGGAATCACCATCTGCGGCGGCCGCGGCAAACATTCCAAGCGCACTCCTGCAGAGCTGCACGAATTTGCCGGGCACACCGGCCTTGATGGAGACTACCTTGCCCGTACCAGCCGTCTCACCGCCCGCATCGATAACAACGCCATAGCAGACGGATTTCAGCTTTACCTGCATTCCTTCGTCATTCACAAATCCGGTGAATGGGCCGTCGTGCAGCAAGGTATGAATGCAGATAACCGCCTCGCACGCCGATATCACTGGCACTCGGCGGCCGTCCGCGACTTCGTCTCCGATCCCCACACGGCAATCCTCGGTAAACCGCAGGGCACAATTCTCAACCTGGTCGACCATCGCGCGGTTCACGCTCAAAAGGCGCTGCTCTCGATCGCGCATGAACCCGTACAGGCATCGCTCGATGAAATTCGCAAGCTGACCATGCCCTCCCACCACGACGTTCGCCCCGCAGACCTTGATCTGAAGCGTTTAGGCGGAGTGCTCGCTGTAGCTCACGAAGAGGACCTCCGCAACTTTGCATCGTTGCTGCTCGTTGAAGGACTCGGTCCGCGTACCCTGCAATCGCTCGCTCTTATCGCCGAGGTCGTCCACGGTGCACCCAGCCGATTTGACGACCCTGCTCGCTTTTCTTTCGCGCATGGCGGGAAAGACGGCCACCCCTTCCCGGTTCCGCTCAAGACATACGACGAGTCTCTCAGCGTTCTGCGGCGTGCTTTGGATGCAGCGAAGCTCGGACACACGGAAAAGCTCGAAGGCTTTCGCTGTCTCGACCGGCTCACGCGCAACGTCGAAAGCAACATGGAACCCTTAGCTGACTTTTCTGCGGCGATAAGCCACGAACGCAATATCTCATCTTCTATCGGCGGAAGAACTGTCTTCGAAGACGTACCCAAGTCGCAAAAGACAAAATCTTCAAAACAGATGTCGCTTTTCGCTGACTGA
- a CDS encoding bacteriohemerythrin, translating to MALLTFNKSDSVGIQSIDDQHSSLFDSLNELHAAMLKGQEKSVTGRLLDDLLAYTRSHFSAEESMLASAKYPGLPEHRAAHLKLTSQVADYAERHRRGEAALSVHLITFLRDWLTSHILREDRAYSGWLMQSGTHLY from the coding sequence ATGGCACTTTTGACTTTCAATAAATCCGACTCGGTTGGCATTCAATCCATTGACGATCAGCATTCATCTTTATTCGACTCGTTGAACGAGTTGCACGCAGCCATGCTGAAGGGTCAGGAAAAGTCAGTCACCGGTCGCCTGCTCGACGATCTGCTGGCATACACGCGAAGCCACTTCTCCGCCGAAGAGTCGATGCTCGCCAGCGCGAAATATCCCGGTCTGCCAGAGCATCGTGCCGCACATCTGAAACTAACATCGCAAGTAGCCGATTACGCCGAACGTCACAGGCGTGGAGAAGCCGCTCTCAGCGTGCACCTCATCACGTTCCTCCGCGACTGGCTCACAAGCCACATCCTGCGAGAAGATCGCGCCTATAGTGGATGGCTCATGCAATCCGGCACACATCTGTACTAA
- the lptE gene encoding LPS assembly lipoprotein LptE has translation MIRRLIGLSVAGTLLAASGCGYHTLGAATHLPPDARTLSVPMFATRTEAYHTETALTDAVIREFAARSKMRVTPADNGNSDVVLHGTILNETVAPLTYNTTNQQASSFLITLVISVTLKARDGKVLYENKNYVFRGQYQSTSDLPTFLDESSSAVDRMSRDFARALVADVLEGM, from the coding sequence ATGATCCGTAGACTCATTGGACTGTCCGTTGCAGGGACTTTGCTCGCTGCCTCGGGGTGCGGGTATCACACGCTGGGTGCGGCCACGCACTTGCCGCCTGACGCGCGCACGCTTTCAGTGCCAATGTTTGCTACTCGCACGGAGGCGTATCACACCGAGACAGCGCTGACTGACGCCGTGATTCGCGAGTTTGCTGCACGCTCGAAGATGCGAGTAACGCCGGCAGACAACGGCAATTCGGACGTGGTTCTGCACGGGACCATCTTGAATGAAACGGTTGCGCCGCTGACCTACAACACCACCAACCAGCAGGCTTCGAGCTTTCTGATCACGCTGGTAATTTCGGTGACCTTGAAGGCTCGTGACGGCAAGGTGCTCTACGAGAACAAGAATTATGTGTTTCGCGGTCAGTACCAGTCCACTTCGGATTTGCCAACATTTCTGGATGAAAGCTCCTCGGCGGTTGACCGCATGTCCCGTGACTTTGCCCGGGCGCTGGTGGCGGACGTGCTGGAAGGAATGTGA
- a CDS encoding bacteriohemerythrin translates to MTLLTWSHECIVGVQAMDDQHGILMDTLNELRVMLLHGGDRQCISLQLEHLIEFTQMHFQSEEQLLQREGFPGFEEHRTAHMHLLAKLYSALEQVNHDEALHFPSLLAFLPSWYMEHVEQLDQPYGVWLNDRGVF, encoded by the coding sequence ATGACCCTGTTGACGTGGAGCCATGAATGCATCGTTGGCGTGCAGGCCATGGACGATCAGCACGGCATCCTGATGGATACCCTGAATGAACTCCGCGTCATGCTGCTTCACGGTGGCGATCGCCAGTGCATCAGCCTGCAGCTCGAACACCTCATTGAATTCACCCAAATGCATTTCCAGAGCGAGGAACAGCTTCTGCAGCGGGAAGGTTTTCCCGGCTTCGAGGAGCACCGCACGGCGCACATGCACCTGCTGGCAAAACTCTATTCCGCTCTCGAACAGGTGAACCACGATGAAGCCCTCCACTTCCCTTCGCTGCTCGCATTCCTCCCGTCCTGGTACATGGAGCATGTTGAGCAACTCGACCAGCCTTACGGCGTTTGGCTCAACGATCGCGGCGTCTTTTAA
- the holA gene encoding DNA polymerase III subunit delta: MSGSRWGAGFSAVGRFVGEIEAAATNKGSLRPGYVLAGDEIFLLDRCRDAVLKAFVPPDLKDFCLSDLDLSTTPIFDVLDRAQTPSLMAPFQVIFVRNVRQLYTRGAKKDEFAALDRYFKSPNPQALLIFVADFLRIPTDTRRMEMDDKNRFERLSETLGEHCGMVELARVNEEDAMRWATATALATDTKLEPDAARELVDALGADMMLIASELEKLLLYTSGRGRITLGDVETMVLAAKQRSLYELTDAISSRNTAKALALLHGLLNSSDAGEDAAIGHLYMLARTFRQMLVILEKNVRDSRAIWQALWQGFRMPPFAADDLIRQARRYKSRRELTRAIRLIARADLELRSSPPDKRLVLERLVYDLASEPKASSPWASSQLSFEV; this comes from the coding sequence ATGAGCGGCTCTCGTTGGGGTGCAGGTTTCAGCGCAGTTGGGCGTTTTGTTGGCGAGATTGAGGCTGCAGCCACCAATAAAGGCTCGTTGAGACCTGGTTATGTGCTGGCTGGCGATGAAATCTTTCTGCTGGATCGTTGCCGCGACGCTGTTCTCAAGGCATTCGTGCCGCCCGATCTCAAAGACTTCTGCCTGTCCGATCTCGATCTGAGTACAACCCCGATTTTTGATGTCCTCGATCGCGCACAAACGCCTTCGCTGATGGCGCCGTTTCAGGTAATTTTTGTTCGCAATGTGCGGCAGCTTTATACCCGCGGCGCCAAGAAGGATGAATTTGCGGCGCTGGACCGGTACTTTAAGTCCCCGAATCCGCAGGCACTGTTGATCTTCGTGGCGGATTTTTTGCGTATACCGACCGACACGCGGCGCATGGAGATGGACGACAAGAATCGGTTTGAGCGTTTGTCGGAAACTCTCGGCGAGCACTGCGGAATGGTCGAGTTGGCGCGCGTGAACGAAGAAGACGCTATGCGCTGGGCGACTGCAACGGCGCTGGCAACCGATACCAAACTCGAACCGGATGCGGCTCGCGAGCTTGTGGACGCGCTGGGAGCCGACATGATGCTGATTGCATCAGAGCTGGAAAAGCTGTTGCTGTACACGTCTGGCCGTGGCCGAATTACCTTGGGCGATGTTGAGACGATGGTTTTGGCGGCCAAGCAGCGTTCTCTTTATGAACTGACGGATGCCATCAGCTCGCGCAATACGGCAAAGGCACTGGCGCTGCTGCACGGGTTGTTGAACAGTTCGGATGCGGGCGAGGATGCGGCGATTGGGCACCTTTATATGCTGGCACGCACCTTCCGGCAGATGCTGGTCATTCTCGAGAAGAACGTGCGTGACTCGCGAGCGATCTGGCAAGCGCTGTGGCAGGGATTTCGCATGCCTCCGTTTGCGGCAGACGATCTGATCCGCCAGGCTCGGCGGTACAAGAGCCGGCGTGAATTGACGAGGGCGATACGGTTGATTGCGCGAGCCGATCTGGAATTGCGTTCATCTCCGCCGGACAAGCGCCTCGTGCTGGAGCGTCTGGTTTACGATCTCGCATCCGAGCCGAAAGCATCGTCACCGTGGGCTTCGTCGCAGTTGTCGTTCGAAGTCTAA
- a CDS encoding class I SAM-dependent methyltransferase, whose translation MESGRASKTALGVAIRRAAHQMIDKPPVLDDPIALRLVGDGYPRLMERAMHSVGRDFRGFMAARSRYTEDQLAEAVACGVTQYVVLGAGLDTFAYRNPFSTLRVFEVDFPATQVWKRAMLAQAAIALPANLVFVALDFEHQTLADGLVEAGLDFTKRAFFGWLGVVPYLTLDAFRATLSVVARMPVGSAVTFDYAVAPETLSPIGRIAFDRLSERVAAAGEPFRLFFTPEDLEAELRREGFKRVEQVDSGRLNDLYFNDRADGLKLSPLGLGMLVTAGV comes from the coding sequence ATGGAGAGCGGCCGGGCCAGCAAAACTGCTTTGGGAGTGGCGATCCGGCGTGCTGCGCATCAGATGATCGACAAGCCTCCGGTGCTGGATGACCCTATCGCATTGCGGCTCGTCGGGGACGGATACCCGCGACTGATGGAGCGCGCGATGCATTCGGTAGGCCGGGATTTTCGTGGCTTTATGGCGGCACGAAGCCGCTATACCGAGGACCAGTTGGCCGAGGCGGTGGCCTGCGGAGTTACGCAATACGTGGTGCTGGGGGCGGGTCTGGATACGTTCGCGTATCGGAATCCATTCTCAACGTTGCGTGTCTTCGAAGTGGATTTTCCGGCTACCCAGGTGTGGAAGCGGGCGATGCTGGCGCAGGCTGCGATTGCGCTGCCGGCGAATCTCGTATTTGTGGCGCTGGACTTTGAGCACCAGACGCTTGCGGACGGACTGGTCGAAGCGGGGCTGGATTTCACTAAGCGTGCATTCTTTGGCTGGCTGGGCGTGGTGCCGTATCTAACGCTGGATGCATTTCGGGCGACGTTGAGCGTGGTGGCGCGGATGCCTGTGGGAAGTGCGGTCACGTTTGATTACGCGGTTGCGCCGGAGACGTTGAGCCCGATAGGACGAATCGCATTCGACAGGTTGTCGGAACGAGTCGCGGCGGCGGGAGAGCCGTTTCGGCTTTTCTTCACACCGGAGGATTTGGAAGCTGAGTTGCGGCGAGAAGGATTCAAACGCGTGGAGCAAGTGGATTCCGGACGGCTCAACGATCTTTATTTCAACGATCGCGCTGACGGGCTGAAGCTCTCACCTCTGGGGCTGGGGATGCTGGTTACTGCCGGAGTGTGA
- a CDS encoding EamA family transporter, translating to MTWIGWALLSALFAAATALLAKVGVAHIDSNLATAIRTTVVLVFAWSIALALGKHGEIRLIDRRTLLFLVLSGMATGLSWLCYFRALQLGPASKVAPLDKLSVPLVMLFAWLLLGEKLTMPTVAGGLLITAGAVVMVLG from the coding sequence ATGACATGGATTGGATGGGCGCTCCTCTCCGCGCTCTTTGCCGCCGCTACGGCACTACTGGCCAAGGTAGGTGTAGCTCACATCGACTCGAACTTGGCAACAGCCATCCGCACAACCGTCGTTCTGGTCTTCGCATGGTCCATCGCCCTGGCTCTCGGCAAACACGGTGAGATTCGCTTGATCGATCGGCGCACCCTCCTGTTCCTGGTTCTTTCAGGAATGGCCACCGGCTTGTCGTGGCTTTGCTACTTCCGCGCACTTCAACTCGGTCCCGCCTCGAAGGTCGCTCCGCTCGACAAGCTCAGCGTCCCGCTGGTCATGCTATTTGCGTGGCTGCTGCTGGGTGAAAAGCTGACGATGCCGACAGTCGCTGGAGGACTCCTGATCACAGCAGGTGCGGTTGTGATGGTGCTCGGATAA